One window from the genome of Candidatus Hydrogenedentota bacterium encodes:
- a CDS encoding DUF551 domain-containing protein → MKRYEPCGEDMCEAKDGEYVRFDDLPGWVSTKDRLPEEDFQRRILICWRRVPDQPCEVHVAIFHQPYAHEPQRFESIDDGGWDTAHIEEVSHWMPLPEAPK, encoded by the coding sequence ATGAAACGATACGAGCCTTGCGGAGAAGATATGTGCGAAGCCAAAGACGGCGAGTACGTCCGCTTCGATGACCTGCCGGGGTGGGTTTCCACGAAGGACAGGTTGCCCGAGGAGGACTTTCAACGGCGCATCCTCATCTGTTGGCGCAGGGTTCCAGACCAGCCTTGCGAGGTTCATGTCGCTATATTCCATCAGCCATACGCGCACGAACCGCAAAGATTCGAGTCCATCGACGACGGCGGGTGGGATACCGCGCATATCGAAGAAGTCTCCCACTGGATGCCGTTACCCGA